In the Leptospira sp. WS4.C2 genome, one interval contains:
- a CDS encoding lipid asymmetry maintenance protein MlaB, with translation MEPVQNLRDTNSGYDIAWEGYLTVPFVKEWKKQSEIWTSSRGKVIQLDLNGIQRIDSAGIQFLMYLKTLSQKNQFSIKLENHSLPVLKVLDLLGLVSFFGDRVKVKKEHSADVEFRYGTRKTS, from the coding sequence ATGGAACCGGTCCAAAACCTCAGAGATACAAATTCTGGTTATGACATCGCTTGGGAGGGGTATTTGACTGTACCCTTTGTTAAGGAATGGAAGAAACAATCAGAAATTTGGACCTCATCCAGGGGAAAAGTCATCCAGTTAGACTTAAATGGAATCCAACGAATCGATTCGGCTGGAATCCAGTTTTTGATGTATCTAAAAACCTTAAGCCAAAAAAATCAATTTTCCATCAAACTAGAAAATCACTCTCTACCCGTTTTAAAAGTATTGGATTTGCTCGGGCTTGTTAGTTTTTTTGGGGATCGCGTTAAAGTCAAAAAAGAACATTCTGCAGATGTCGAATTTAGATACGGAACAAGGAAAACTAGCTAA
- a CDS encoding response regulator gives MNRKILIIDDSAVFRKIISVHLKNANFDLIEAGDGLEGLKQLETNEVDLIVSDMNMPNMDGISFIKKVKENSKYKFTPIIMLTTESQPEKKQQGMDAGAKAWLTKPFSPEELLDTISKLLP, from the coding sequence ATGAATAGAAAGATATTGATTATTGATGATTCTGCGGTATTCCGAAAGATTATCTCCGTACATTTAAAGAATGCTAACTTCGACCTAATTGAAGCTGGTGATGGTTTAGAGGGTTTAAAGCAGTTAGAAACCAACGAAGTAGATTTGATTGTTTCAGACATGAATATGCCGAATATGGATGGAATTAGTTTTATCAAAAAAGTAAAAGAAAATTCTAAATACAAGTTCACTCCCATCATCATGTTGACAACAGAATCCCAACCTGAAAAAAAACAACAAGGGATGGATGCTGGTGCCAAAGCATGGCTTACCAAACCCTTCTCTCCCGAAGAGTTGTTAGATACAATTTCTAAACTTTTACCATAA
- a CDS encoding chemotaxis protein CheA produces the protein MDLTEVIDAYLVESEEFLRDMEAILLRTEVSTPNDEDLNAIFRAVHTIKGTAGMFGFESTVKFTHVVENLLDQLRSHEIPFKQELTEILLKAKDHLSYLVAEETKGKIPEAKIIFGNTILDLMKPFQKIDADNPTKNQTEKEPTSQNMNLSSNNALLLENSEFKPKSDSSIPGYLISFRPNRNVFAQGLDPISFIGYLKKIGKIQALKTISDTIPNPEDFDPESCYLGFEIHLVSDSGLEAVRKVFNFIESDAFLHVLPPGASVEDLADLSGQLPEEEILLGNIWKEIQILTDATLIKYFEELKIRKTGLSTSSSKSQTSASFPEGQLETEESKVPTNLLKDQNKSSTIKVDSKRIDNLINRVGELVVASANMNQLIGSMEDSNLQESSILAMRLLNEVREISLKLRMVPIGDTFQKYTRTVRDLGKDLGKDIKLITEGNETELDRNIVDKLGDPLTHLVRNACDHGLETSEERERKGKPKQGTIKLNAFHEAGSVVIEITDDGNGIQKEKVWQKGIDKGLVSGPLPDSEEEVFKLLFHPGLSTASKVTNVSGRGVGLDVVLQNIESLRGTITVKSNPNQGSCFIIRLPLTLAIIDGFLVEVGKNQFIIPMDMVLECLHFTEENKTDSNQFFALRGTLIPFLRLKDYYPTESSGENLRENIVIVRNGEKKAGIVVERLLGEYQTVIKPMGSVFRHVKGVSGSSILGDGNVALIIDIPSLFERTIAVENERLYK, from the coding sequence ATGGATTTAACAGAGGTTATAGATGCCTACTTAGTTGAATCAGAAGAATTCCTTCGTGATATGGAGGCGATACTTTTACGTACTGAAGTATCCACTCCAAACGATGAGGATCTAAATGCTATTTTTCGCGCGGTTCATACAATTAAAGGTACCGCAGGAATGTTTGGATTCGAATCCACCGTTAAATTTACGCATGTAGTCGAAAATCTTTTAGACCAATTGCGATCCCATGAAATCCCCTTCAAACAGGAACTAACGGAAATTTTACTAAAAGCAAAGGATCACCTTTCTTATTTGGTAGCGGAGGAAACTAAAGGAAAAATACCAGAGGCAAAAATCATCTTTGGAAACACTATCTTAGATTTAATGAAGCCGTTCCAAAAAATAGATGCTGACAATCCGACAAAAAACCAAACAGAAAAAGAGCCTACATCGCAAAATATGAACTTAAGTTCAAACAATGCTCTTTTATTAGAGAATTCTGAATTCAAACCAAAATCAGATTCTTCCATTCCAGGTTACCTGATTTCTTTTCGGCCAAACCGAAATGTATTCGCCCAAGGACTTGATCCCATTTCTTTTATCGGATACTTAAAAAAAATCGGTAAAATTCAGGCCTTAAAGACAATTTCGGATACGATTCCAAATCCCGAAGACTTCGATCCCGAATCCTGTTATTTAGGTTTTGAAATTCATTTGGTCAGTGATTCCGGTCTAGAGGCAGTGCGCAAAGTTTTTAACTTCATTGAAAGTGACGCCTTTTTACATGTCCTCCCACCTGGTGCAAGCGTTGAAGATCTTGCTGACCTTTCAGGTCAACTCCCGGAAGAGGAGATTTTGCTCGGAAATATTTGGAAAGAAATTCAAATCCTAACTGACGCTACATTAATTAAATACTTTGAAGAATTAAAAATTCGTAAAACTGGATTATCCACGTCTTCATCGAAAAGCCAAACTTCCGCATCTTTTCCAGAAGGACAACTGGAAACAGAGGAATCTAAAGTTCCTACAAATTTACTCAAGGATCAAAATAAATCTTCAACGATTAAAGTAGATTCGAAACGAATTGATAATCTAATCAATCGCGTGGGAGAACTAGTGGTTGCTTCTGCCAATATGAACCAACTCATTGGTTCGATGGAAGATTCTAATTTGCAAGAATCGTCTATTCTCGCCATGCGATTACTCAATGAAGTAAGAGAGATTTCTCTCAAACTGAGGATGGTTCCTATTGGCGATACCTTTCAAAAGTATACGAGAACCGTTCGAGATTTGGGAAAAGATCTTGGAAAAGACATCAAACTAATCACAGAAGGAAATGAGACGGAACTTGATCGTAACATTGTAGATAAGTTAGGTGATCCGCTCACTCACTTGGTCAGAAATGCTTGTGACCATGGATTGGAAACCTCAGAAGAACGCGAAAGAAAGGGAAAGCCAAAACAAGGAACGATCAAACTCAACGCCTTCCATGAAGCTGGAAGTGTTGTTATTGAAATCACAGATGATGGAAATGGAATTCAAAAGGAAAAAGTTTGGCAAAAAGGAATTGATAAAGGCCTGGTTTCTGGCCCACTACCAGATTCGGAGGAAGAAGTATTCAAACTTTTGTTTCATCCAGGTCTTTCGACTGCTTCGAAGGTAACCAATGTGTCCGGTAGAGGTGTGGGGCTTGATGTTGTTTTACAAAACATTGAGTCCTTACGTGGAACCATAACTGTTAAATCCAATCCGAACCAAGGAAGTTGTTTTATCATTCGTCTGCCACTAACCCTTGCAATCATTGATGGATTTTTGGTAGAGGTAGGAAAAAACCAATTCATCATTCCTATGGATATGGTTTTGGAATGCCTACACTTTACAGAAGAAAACAAAACAGATTCCAATCAATTCTTTGCCCTTCGAGGGACTTTGATTCCTTTCCTTCGACTTAAGGATTATTACCCGACAGAATCATCAGGCGAGAATTTACGTGAAAATATCGTCATTGTTAGGAATGGAGAAAAAAAAGCGGGAATCGTTGTCGAGCGACTCCTTGGCGAATACCAAACGGTTATCAAACCGATGGGATCAGTATTTCGACATGTAAAAGGCGTAAGTGGATCTAGTATTTTGGGAGATGGAAATGTGGCTCTGATTATAGACATTCCTTCTCTATTTGAAAGGACCATAGCTGTAGAAAACGAAAGATTATATAAATGA